The stretch of DNA gatgtcatgttcacttaaagaaaacttaaaagtatacttgcactaaactagcagtttactgagagtatttcaaagtgtactttcgtatactaaaaatgtattaaaatagtaaactactagtatactagtataagttcacttttagtacagatgcagtacaaatgagaaacgtAGCTGTGAACTAgttaaagtttactactgttacacttatagtacacttaaacgtatacttcaattgggccaatttagtcccaagcggtattaaaatagtacacttacaagtttactactagtacattgatattatacttactacataaagtatacttaaaaaatctacttgaacattactttagTATACTTGAAGTATACTAGTTTTTCGTAAGGGTACACATGGATGTCCCCTCAAATAGCACAGTTATTGGGTTGATTTAAAAATAGGCtattaaactgtttttaaaGTTCCCCGATGAAAAGAGCACTGAATGACTGAATAATACTCACCaatgacagaaacactgaatctCTTCACTCTGCTGATGCTgaagctgctgttgttgctggTGATCTGTAGTTTATAAGGTCCAGAGTCTgtggttctggtgtttgtgatgatcagagatccagtctgactCACCGTCAGTCTCCCTCTTGATCTCTCATTACCATCTtcacactgaacatctgtacaaGTTTTATTGGGATCTCCAGTGATTTTTGCGATTATGGTGTCATCAAAATACCATGTCATCACATCATTTGGATCTTTTACTTCATCAGGATCTAGACTAACATATTCTCCCTTGTTCACTGATATTGTCTTCATGTTATATTGTTCAGCAGCAGAAACACCTGAAACACAAACCAACAGCTGATTGGAGGATCTTTCGGCTAAAGATGAAAGTGATTGCACAAGTCCTTTCTTGACTTATATTTTAACCTGAAAAGATACATGTATGCATGGTTTGTACTTCTAAACTCATTTGACCTGAAATCAACATTTTAACAGATAATAACAGAAGGTGAACATCCATGACATGATTAGATTCTCTCATCTCTATCAGAGCGCAACTGCAGCCtcagatgaagaaaaaaaaaacatagattTACGGAAATGGCAATTCTATTCAAGTTTGCATATTTGCAGACAGCTGTGTAGTGTGCAAGTAGCCTTGCCATATCCCAAACGTATGTTTTAGTTTGATACTGACCTAAGCCCTTATCAAATGTGCAGGTGTCAATTTctgtctttttaaaaatgtggagGTCCTGAACCCCCTGTCCCCTGTGCGCCTACATGGATGTTTTCTATATACGCAATCTGTCAGATCTCTTTAGATCTCACAACACTATGTTGTGGCGTACCAGATGTGGGTCGGATAGGGGCACTCACACCTCAAATGCATTGTCCTGGAGCACCCCCAGCAGTGCACAATTTGTCTTATTTACTACACCTAATTCAACTCatgagctcattagtagagactgcaagacctgaaatgtgcagtgctggagGTACTACAGGTTTGAGAACTACTGGTGTAAGTGAACTAATATAGGCCTTACaggaaaagaaaataaatagttctgagtataacattttaaaaatcaaaaaaatacattaacaagTGATGTAAACATTCATTAACGACTCACCACGGACAGTAACACTGAAGATCTTttcactgctgctgctgctgaagaGCACTAGTTCATATTCTCCAGAGTCTGTGGTTTtagtgtttgtgatggtcagagatccagtctgatgatccagcttcagtctgtctctgaatctctcagtaccttcattacactgaacatctgtacagTTATAACTGAGATCTCCAGTGATCTGAGCTATGCGAGTGTCATTAATATACCATTTAATCTCttcttgttgttttgtttgaacACCAGTGTGTAGaatgactgaatctccctcatTCACAGACACTGACACTGAATCTCTGTCTGAATAAACACCTGATGCcccagaaggaaaaaaa from Megalobrama amblycephala isolate DHTTF-2021 unplaced genomic scaffold, ASM1881202v1 scaffold419, whole genome shotgun sequence encodes:
- the LOC125261503 gene encoding uncharacterized protein LOC125261503, which gives rise to MKRIFKWLSVFLFFSDRGVYSDRDSVSVSVNEGDSVILHTGVQTKQQEEIKWYINDTRIAQITGDLSYNCTDVQCNEGTERFRDRLKLDHQTGSLTITNTKTTDSGEYELVLFSSSSSEKIFSVTVRGVSAAEQYNMKTISVNKGEYVSLDPDEVKDPNDVMTWYFDDTIIAKITGDPNKTCTDVQCEDGNERSRGRLTVSQTGSLIITNTRTTDSGPYKLQITSNNSSFSISRVKRFSVSVIGEIAGISAAIGGGVLLVAAAGVIYQCCH